The Achromobacter spanius genome includes the window GTTACCTGCGGCTCCCTGGGCGAAGCCAGCACGTTGACGCTGGAAGAAAAGCTCCAGGTCGCCAAGATCGCGCTGGAAGCGTCGGGCGGCCGTGTGCCGGTGCTGGCCAACGTATCCGAGACCAGCACGCGCGAAGCGCTGCGGTACATCGAAGGCGCCAACAAATTGGGTGTGGCGGGCTTCATGGTCATGCCGTCGCTGATCTACGTGGCGGACGCCCGCGAGGCCATGCTGAACGTGCGCACCATGGCCGAGGCCGCGCAGCAACCCATCATGGTCTACAACAACCCGCTGGCCTATCGCGTGGACCTCACCCCCGCCCACATGGCCGAGCTGGCCGACTGCAAGTGGCTCGCCGCCGTCAAGGACAGTTCGGGCGACACCCGCCGCGTGACCGATCTGCGCAACGCCGTGGGCGATCGCTACCAGATCTTCCTGGGTGTGGACGACCTGGCCTATGAAGGCCTGGCGCTGGGTTGCGATGGCCTGCTTGCCGGCGTGGGCTGCGCGTTTCCTCGTGAAACCGTCGCCCTGTACGACCTGATGAAGGCGGGCAAATTCGCCGAAGCGCTGGCGCTCTATCAATGGATGACGCCGCTGCTGCACCTGGACGTATCCACCAAGCTGGTCCAGAACCTGAAGCTGATCGACGCCTTGGTCGGCGTGGGCACCGAGCACGTGCGCCGCCCGCGCCTGCCGGTAATCGGCGAAGAACGCGCCCTGATCGAGCGCGTGGTGGCGCACGCCCTGGCGACCCGCCCCGCGCAGTACCAGTCGGTGCCCTGATCGCGGTACCCACCCCGGCGATGACGCGCATCGATAACCCCCAGAAATTGCCTGCAATGTCATGGAGTTATCGCTGACTCGTCCGGGGAAAAAAATGCGTGGCATTGCGGTCTCTACGACACGACGCCACGCGTTTAATTGCCTAGACTAGCCCGTTCGATTCTCGTTCGTCCGCCGGCAAACCACACGTTGTCAGGCCGTTTGCCCGCTGCACGTCTACAACTTCTGCACAAGGCGCGTCAATGAATCAGATCCGTGTCATCGACTCCCATACAGGCGGTGAACCCACCCGGCTTGTCGTCTCCGGCTTTCCCGATCTGGGCACGGGCGACATGGCCGAACGGCAACGTCGCCTGGCCGACAAACACGACGCATGGCGCGCGGCTACCGTCCTGGAACCTCGCGGCAGCGACGTCATGGTGGGCGCCTTGCTTTGCCCGCCGCAGAACCCGGCCAATGCCGCCGGCGTGATCTTCTTCAACAATGCCGGGTACCTGGGCATGTGCGGCCACGGCACCATCGGCCTGGTCGCCACCTTGGCCTACCTGCGCCGTATCCAGCCCGGCGTGCACGGCATCGAAACCCCGGTAGGCACCATCCGCGCCACCCTGCACGAAGACCAATCGGTCAGCGTGCGCAACGTGCCCGCCTACCGGCTGCGCGAAGCCGTAGGCGTTGACGTGCCCGGATACGGCCAGGTGCTTGGCGACGTGGCGTGGGGCGGCAACTGGTTCTTCCTTGTCAGCCGGCACACGCAACGCGTCGCGCCCGACAACCTTGACGCCTTGACCCAGTACGCCTGGGCCATCCGCCAGGCATTGCAAGCGGCGGGCATCACGGGCCGCGACGGCGCGCACATCGATCACATCGAGCTGTTCGCGCC containing:
- a CDS encoding dihydrodipicolinate synthase family protein, whose product is MTHPRWTGIFPAITTKFHADERIDAEGTAKHIDFQIRNGIHGVVTCGSLGEASTLTLEEKLQVAKIALEASGGRVPVLANVSETSTREALRYIEGANKLGVAGFMVMPSLIYVADAREAMLNVRTMAEAAQQPIMVYNNPLAYRVDLTPAHMAELADCKWLAAVKDSSGDTRRVTDLRNAVGDRYQIFLGVDDLAYEGLALGCDGLLAGVGCAFPRETVALYDLMKAGKFAEALALYQWMTPLLHLDVSTKLVQNLKLIDALVGVGTEHVRRPRLPVIGEERALIERVVAHALATRPAQYQSVP
- a CDS encoding 4-hydroxyproline epimerase codes for the protein MNQIRVIDSHTGGEPTRLVVSGFPDLGTGDMAERQRRLADKHDAWRAATVLEPRGSDVMVGALLCPPQNPANAAGVIFFNNAGYLGMCGHGTIGLVATLAYLRRIQPGVHGIETPVGTIRATLHEDQSVSVRNVPAYRLREAVGVDVPGYGQVLGDVAWGGNWFFLVSRHTQRVAPDNLDALTQYAWAIRQALQAAGITGRDGAHIDHIELFAPDPNADSRNFVLCPGKAYDRSPCGTGTSAKLACLAADGKLAPGQVWRQASVIGSTFQASYEMDGAQIIPTIRGRAHVCAESTLLIQPDDPFGWGIRL